One Mycolicibacterium pulveris genomic region harbors:
- a CDS encoding HugZ family pyridoxamine 5'-phosphate oxidase has translation MALRDHGDPGDAPSVPPPLTDVVNAARPSAAEEARTIAASTNVGTLATLTVDGDPWASFVTYGLLGGAPVLCVSNLAEHGRNLGHDPRASIAIVAPDAEPDPLASGRVTLAGVAEIPTGDELAAARQAHLSAVASAKYYIDYSDFTLWVLRVNRVRWVGGYGRMDSATGEAYAAAEPDPVAPHAAGAVAHLNADHADTLVAMAKVLGGYPDTVAATCTGADRYGLDLRVTTDRGVAYTRVGYAAPIDSADELRSAAVELARRARQP, from the coding sequence GTGGCCCTCCGTGATCACGGCGACCCGGGCGACGCGCCCTCGGTTCCTCCCCCGCTGACAGACGTGGTGAACGCCGCTCGCCCGTCCGCGGCCGAGGAGGCCCGCACGATCGCCGCCTCCACCAACGTCGGCACGCTGGCGACCCTGACAGTCGACGGCGACCCGTGGGCGTCGTTCGTGACCTACGGGCTGCTCGGCGGCGCTCCGGTGCTGTGTGTCTCCAACCTCGCCGAGCACGGCCGCAACCTGGGCCACGACCCGAGGGCCAGCATCGCGATCGTCGCACCCGACGCCGAACCCGACCCGCTGGCCAGCGGCAGGGTCACCCTGGCGGGAGTCGCCGAGATCCCCACGGGCGACGAACTGGCCGCGGCCCGCCAGGCGCACCTGTCGGCCGTCGCGTCGGCCAAGTACTACATCGACTACAGCGACTTCACGCTGTGGGTGCTGCGGGTCAACCGGGTCCGCTGGGTCGGCGGATACGGGCGGATGGACTCGGCGACGGGTGAGGCCTACGCCGCGGCCGAACCGGATCCCGTCGCACCCCATGCCGCAGGCGCCGTCGCTCACCTCAACGCCGACCACGCCGACACGCTGGTCGCGATGGCCAAGGTGCTGGGCGGCTACCCCGACACCGTCGCCGCGACCTGCACCGGCGCCGACCGCTACGGGTTGGACCTGCGCGTCACCACCGACCGGGGGGTCGCCTACACCCGGGTCGGCTACGCCGCCCCCATCGATTCGGCCGACGAATTGCGTTCGGCCGCCGTCGAGCTGGCCCGCCGGGCCCGGCAGCCCTGA
- a CDS encoding MarR family winged helix-turn-helix transcriptional regulator yields MTSVPDTPTDSGEDALAGQVDEVLRASRAIVGMVAASLAGVEELVTVPQLRVLVMVHTRGPLNLGAVAAGLAVNPSNASRTCERLIQAGLLNRRESAIDRRNITLTLTPAGQRLVDKLTQRRREEIERVLRTMTPAERSAVGAAMGAFASAAGEPEDEARLLALMWPRTT; encoded by the coding sequence ATGACTTCAGTACCCGACACCCCGACCGACAGCGGCGAGGACGCGTTGGCCGGCCAGGTCGACGAGGTGCTGCGGGCGTCTCGGGCGATCGTCGGCATGGTCGCAGCCTCGCTCGCCGGTGTCGAGGAACTCGTCACCGTGCCGCAGCTGCGGGTGCTGGTGATGGTGCACACCCGGGGCCCGTTGAACCTCGGGGCGGTCGCCGCCGGGCTGGCGGTCAACCCGTCCAATGCCAGCCGAACCTGTGAACGGCTCATCCAGGCGGGCCTGCTCAACCGGCGGGAATCGGCCATCGACCGGCGCAACATCACGTTGACGCTGACCCCGGCCGGGCAGCGGCTGGTCGACAAGCTGACCCAGCGGCGGCGCGAGGAGATCGAACGGGTGCTTCGCACGATGACGCCCGCCGAACGCAGCGCGGTCGGCGCGGCGATGGGGGCGTTCGCCTCGGCGGCAGGCGAACCCGAGGACGAGGCCCGGCTTCTCGCCTTGATGTGGCCCCGCACGACCTGA
- the pyrE gene encoding orotate phosphoribosyltransferase, with the protein MSRRPDTWQAAFDLIRTRGYEHRAEPFKLASGQLSHDYIDGKYAIDTGERLTIVSRAVADLAAGHGIEFDAVGGLTMGADPLAHGVAMVTGKAWFSVRKEQKKRGREQWIEGTRLQPGTRVLLVDDVISTGGSTEIAFDRVTAAGAVVTGVIPMVDRGDVASARFAKRGVPFVALVTYRDLGIEPVKDV; encoded by the coding sequence ATGTCCCGGCGCCCCGACACCTGGCAAGCGGCTTTCGACCTCATCCGCACCCGCGGCTACGAGCACCGCGCCGAGCCGTTCAAACTGGCCAGCGGCCAGCTCAGCCACGATTACATCGACGGCAAGTACGCGATCGACACCGGCGAACGGCTCACGATCGTCAGCCGCGCGGTCGCCGACCTGGCCGCCGGCCACGGCATCGAGTTCGACGCGGTGGGCGGGCTGACGATGGGCGCCGACCCGCTCGCACACGGTGTGGCGATGGTGACCGGCAAGGCGTGGTTCTCGGTGCGCAAGGAACAGAAGAAGCGGGGCCGGGAGCAGTGGATCGAAGGGACCCGGCTACAGCCGGGCACCCGGGTGCTGCTGGTCGACGACGTGATCAGCACCGGCGGCTCAACCGAGATCGCGTTCGACCGGGTGACCGCCGCAGGGGCCGTCGTCACCGGGGTCATCCCGATGGTGGACCGCGGCGACGTCGCCTCGGCCCGCTTCGCCAAGCGCGGGGTGCCGTTCGTCGCGCTGGTCACCTATCGCGACCTGGGCATCGAACCGGTCAAGGACGTCTAG
- a CDS encoding ABC transporter ATP-binding protein, with protein sequence MSVSVDFTDVTRSYGAVKALDGFTLHIAPGELIALLGPSGCGKTTALRILAGLDDATSGSVAVDGRDISDVPANKRDMGMVFQAYSLFPHLTVLDNVAFGLTMRGNSKRQRLSRAADMLDMVGLAEHRDKFTSELSGGQQQRVALARALAIAPRVLLLDEPLSALDAKVRAALRDEIRRVQLEVGTTTVFVTHDQEEALAVADRVGVMSQGRLEQLAPPAEVYARPATPFVAEFVGLTNKVPAQVSGGHAHVLGVSVPTLPGSVTSGPGLAMVRPEAITVVADPAGTATVTSVAFLGPISRVYLTLPDGLVLSAQMASAQARALTPGDAVSIGVESGGVLVVPA encoded by the coding sequence GTGAGCGTCTCGGTCGACTTCACCGACGTCACCCGCAGCTACGGCGCCGTCAAGGCACTCGACGGTTTCACGCTGCACATCGCACCCGGGGAACTCATCGCCCTGCTGGGGCCCTCGGGCTGCGGCAAGACCACCGCGCTCCGCATCCTGGCCGGCCTGGACGACGCCACGTCGGGTTCCGTTGCCGTCGACGGGCGCGACATCAGCGACGTTCCGGCGAACAAGCGCGACATGGGCATGGTGTTTCAGGCCTATAGCCTGTTCCCGCACCTGACCGTGCTCGACAACGTCGCGTTCGGGCTCACGATGCGCGGAAACTCCAAGAGACAACGGCTTTCTCGGGCCGCCGACATGCTCGACATGGTCGGGTTGGCCGAGCACCGCGACAAGTTCACCAGCGAACTGTCGGGCGGTCAGCAGCAGCGGGTCGCGCTGGCCCGCGCGCTGGCGATCGCGCCGCGCGTGCTGTTGCTCGACGAACCGCTCTCGGCGCTGGACGCCAAGGTGCGTGCCGCGCTGCGCGACGAGATCCGGCGAGTGCAACTCGAGGTCGGCACGACGACGGTGTTCGTCACGCACGATCAGGAGGAGGCGCTGGCCGTCGCCGACCGGGTCGGCGTGATGAGCCAGGGCAGGCTCGAACAACTGGCACCGCCTGCCGAGGTGTACGCCCGCCCGGCGACACCGTTCGTCGCCGAGTTCGTCGGGCTCACCAACAAGGTGCCCGCACAGGTGTCGGGCGGACACGCGCACGTGCTCGGCGTCTCGGTGCCCACCCTGCCGGGCTCGGTGACCTCCGGGCCCGGGCTGGCGATGGTGCGTCCCGAGGCGATCACCGTCGTCGCCGACCCCGCGGGCACGGCGACCGTCACCTCGGTGGCCTTCCTCGGGCCGATCTCGCGGGTATATCTCACGCTGCCCGACGGCCTGGTGCTCAGCGCGCAGATGGCCAGCGCGCAGGCGCGGGCGTTGACGCCCGGTGACGCGGTGAGCATCGGCGTCGAATCCGGCGGGGTGCTGGTGGTGCCCGCCTGA